One segment of Urocitellus parryii isolate mUroPar1 chromosome 5, mUroPar1.hap1, whole genome shotgun sequence DNA contains the following:
- the Lrrc18 gene encoding leucine-rich repeat-containing protein 18, whose protein sequence is MAQVGRGMKGKKITFNVAKNCIRITFDGKRRLDLSKMGLTSFPKCILRLNDVDELDLSRNMIRKIPESISKFQNLRWLDLHSNYIDKLPESIGQMTTLLYLNISNNKLTTNGLPVELNQLKNIRTVNLGLNHLDSVPTTLGALKELHEVGLNDNLLKTIPANISKLPKLKKLNTKRNPFPDTEQSTSFIDSIKRMENLYLVDAKDLCGPCLRKCQLARENLNKMKSMVLPGPRKAIFPNLVSPNSMAKDSNEDWR, encoded by the coding sequence ATGGCCCAGGTTGGGAGAGGCATGAAGGGCAAGAAGATCACCTTCAATGTGGCCAAGAATTGTATTAGAATTACTTTTGATGGGAAAAGACGCCTCGATCTGAGCAAGATGGGACTTACCTCCTTCCCCAAGTGCATTCTGCGACTCAATGATGTGGACGAGCTTGATCTTAGCCGGAACATGATAAGGAAGATCCCTGAATCTATTTCCAAGTTCCAGAACCTGCGTTGGCTGGACCTGCACAGCAACTACATAGATAAGCTCCCTGAGTCCATTGGCCAGATGACCACCTTGCTCTACCTCAACATCAGCAACAACAAGCTGACCACCAACGGACTGCCTGTGGAGCTGAATCAACTCAAGAACATCCGTACTGTCAATCTGGGTTTGAACCACCTGGACAGTGTGCCCACCACACTGGGTGCTCTGAAGGAGCTCCATGAAGTGGGGCTCAATGACAACCTGCTAAAAACCATTCCAGCAAACATCTCCAAGCTCCCCAAGCTGAAAAAGCTTAACACGAAGAGAAACCCTTTTCCAGACACTGAGCAGTCAACCTCATTCATAGATTCCATTAAAAGGATGGAGAACCTGTATCTGGTGGATGCAAAAGATCTGTGTGGGCCCTGCCTGCGGAAATGCCAACTGGCCCGGGAAAATCTGAACAAAATGAAGAGCATGGTTTTGCCAGGACCCAGAAAAGCCATCTTCCCAAATTTGGTCTCACCCAACTCCATGGCTAAGGATTCCAATGAAGACTGGAGGTGA